One part of the Musa acuminata AAA Group cultivar baxijiao chromosome BXJ1-5, Cavendish_Baxijiao_AAA, whole genome shotgun sequence genome encodes these proteins:
- the LOC135673639 gene encoding uncharacterized protein LOC135673639 gives MILHVDAIQTATPGKVASPGQARRIVTATPLGLEVLQRRFQVVLYYGKAREEEVESPLAVAAWIKESLSAALPRHPVLSGRLRNGGGSWEVKFNDSGVRLVQATAETTMSEFLASEDRDGKEAQLAYWEDINEDDPNFSALFYIQVTQFQGNGYAIGISCSLLLADPLFLSRFLRSWSQTHTELLAQGRLTKPPMFHLSCFRRPDRPRRVKSVPFTSSSANSTTMLFKADPPPDARSYGELAAACLREATRRLGAEAVPKFSLMISDHTGDLKVESHGATGLASPNQVLDVVWWGQLGMEEVAFTPGNTPVHVSYQIVSCGHSSLVVVMMASDVEGDPKLMISVTVPKN, from the exons ATGATTCTGCACGTCGACGCGATCCAAACGGCGACGCCGGGGAAGGTAGCTTCCCCGGGGCAAGCCCGGCGCATCGTCACGGCCACGCCGCTCGGCCTCGAGGTGCTGCAGCGCCGGTTCCAGGTGGTGCTGTATTACGGCAAAGccagggaggaggaggtggagtcgCCGCTGGCGGTGGCGGCTTGGATCAAGGAGTCGCTTAGCGCCGCGCTGCCCCGCCACCCGGTCCTCTCCGGTCGCCTTCGAAACGGCGGCGGGTCTTGGGAGGTCAAGTTCAACGACTCCGGCGTCCGACTGGTGCAGGCCACCGCCGAGACGACCATGTCGGAGTTCTTGGCCTCCGAGGACAGGGACGGGAAGGAGGCGCAGTTGGCTTACTGGGAAGACATCAACGAAGACGACCCCAACTTCTCTGCACTGTTCTACATCCAG GTGACTCAGTTCCAAGGAAACGGGTACGCCATCGGGATAAGCTGCAGCCTGCTCTTGGCCGACCCCTTGTTCCTGTCACGCTTCCTCAGGTCATGGTCTCAAACCCACACGGAACTGCTAGCCCAGGGGCGGCTCACCAAGCCCCCCATGTTCCACCTGAGCTGCTTCCGAAGACCCGACCGGCCGCGCCGTGTCAAGTCGGTCCCGTTTACATCTTCCTCCGCCAACTCCACCACCATGCTGTTCAAGGCCGACCCGCCGCCCGACGCACGATCCTACGGCGAGCTCGCGGCGGCTTGTCTTCGGGAGGCTACGCGGAGGCTCGGGGCGGAGGCAGTGCCGAAGTTCTCGCTCATGATCAGCGACCACACCGGCGACCTGAAGGTGGAGTCGCACGGTGCCACGGGCTTGGCTTCGCCGAACCAGGTGTTGGACGTGGTTTGGTGGGGCCAGCTCGGCATGGAGGAAGTGGCCTTCACTCCGGGAAACACCCCCGTACACGTGTCGTACCAGATCGTATCCTGTGGTCACAGTAGCctggtggtggtgatgatggcCTCCGATGTGGAGGGTGACCCAAAATTGATGATTAGTGTCACTGTTCCTAAGAATTGA
- the LOC135673640 gene encoding uncharacterized protein LOC135673640, with protein MDPSMKEFQQALIEVEMEAEHLLLARHQLVENDRLRNGNREALTALRRRARTTKSSLPSPFEAVMREVEGTKELVKEICPTCGDHDSKEHTWMMFPGSDIFARMPFHAVHTTLETDQERLDYDSKKLQSYVKEKSFLISERGALADRISPGILRSMVALKDTSK; from the exons ATGGACCCTAGCATGAAGGAATTCCAGCAAGCTTTGATTGAGGTTGAAATGGAGGCTGAGCATCTTCTTTTAGCAAGACATCAG CTTGTGGAAAATGATAGGCTTAGGAATGGTAATAGGGAAGCTCTGACAGCTCTTCGCAGGAGAGCTCGAACAACAAAGAGTAGTCTTCCATCACCCTTTGAGGCTGTCATGCGAGAAGTAGAGGGCACAAAAGAATTGGTGAAGGAGATATGTCCAACATGTGGAGATCATGACTCAAAGGAGCATACATGGATGATGTTTCCAGGATCTGATATTTTTGCTCGCATGCCATTTCATGCGGTTCACACTACTTTAGAAACAG ATCAAGAACGACTGGACTATGACTCGAAGAAACTGCAGAGCTATGTGAAGGAGAAATccttcttgatttcagaaagagGAGCTCTTGCTGACAGGATAAGTCCTGGTATACTTAGGTCCATGGTTGCGTTAAAAGACACATCTAAATAA
- the LOC135673641 gene encoding serine/threonine-protein kinase D6PKL1-like: MDEISELEMSPPELSSADKQLGLRTSSLRNGLSTQNLDAPLIESLKEGDRFGEQNELAPEVDSFMSVGSFKEGGRSSFHGASHPPEPLDSDIVKKVYVVLDQVKSDRGCLMRGLSVKGPLVEGLSIQVPANAARLSRNQSFPDDPNEPGAVSSPLSASLASWSTEKTFLPPGSEEKECVWDASLPPSGNVSPHSSIDSTGMVTAMSIVNSCTTSDGMLSMERASESAKGSVMMDSLESTKSSDSGVSDISGLSDDSIWSNLPGSANKPHKGNDPRWKAILAVRTRDGNLGMSHFRLLKLLGCGDIGSVYLSELCGTRCYFAMKVMDKASLASRKKVTRAKTEREILQLLDHPFLPTLYTHFETDRFSCLVMEFCPGGALHTLRQRQPGKHFSECAARFYAAEVLLALEYLHMLGVIYRDLKPENVLVRDDGHIMLSDFDLSLRCAVSPTLMKMSSLDSDPFKRETGAFCVKPTCIEPSSVCVQPACFMPRLFPWRNKKRERKPWAEIPRQQVATLPELVVEPTTARSMSFVGTHEYLAPEIIKGEGHGSAVDWWTFGIFLHELLYGRTPFKGSGNRATLFNVIGQQLRFPETPSTSNASQDLIRGLLAKDPQHRLGMKRGATEIKQHPFFEGVNWALIRCSMPPEVPRPVEVVELPPKFGVAEGFRTSSKRIVGADVKCGGKYVDFEFF; this comes from the exons ATGGATGAAATTTCTGAGTTGGAAATGTCGCCGCCGGAGCTCTCTTCTGCTGACAAGCAACTGGGTTTGCGCACAAGCAGCTTGAGAAATGGTCTATCCACTCAAAATTTGGATGCTCCTTTAATTGAATCACTGAAAGAGGGAGATAGGTTCGGAGAGCAGAATGAATTAGCACCTGAGGTTGATAGCTTCATGAGTGTGGGCTCCTTCAAAGAAGGCGGAAGAAGTTCTTTTCATGGTGCAAGTCATCCCCCGGAGCCCTTAGATAGTGATATCGTGAAGAAGGTTTATGTGGTGTTAGATCAAGTCAAGTCTGATAGAGGGTGCTTAATGAGAGGCCTCTCTGTAAAAGGTCCTCTTGTAGAAGGACTTTCTATTCAGGTCCCTGCGAATGCAGCTCGTCTATCACGAAATCAAAGCTTCCCTGATGATCCAAATGAACCAGGTGCTGTATCTTCTCCACTTTCTGCTTCACTTGCATCATGGTCGACAGAGAAAACATTCTTACCACCAGGCTCTGAGGAAAAGGAGTGCGTTTGGGATGCTTCCCTCCCCCCAAGCGGCAATGTCAGTCCTCACAGTAGCATTGACAGCACTGGCATGGTAACTGCAATGAGCATAGTGAACAGCTGCACTACTAGTGATGGTATGCTTAGCATGGAAAGGGCCTCTGAGAGTGCAAAGGGAAGTGTGATGATGGACTCCCTTGAAAGTACTAAATCTAGCGACAGTGGAGTAAGTGATATCAGTGGTCTTAGTGATGATAGCATCTGGAGTAACCTTCCTGGAAGTGCTAACAAGCCTCACAAGGGAAATGACCCTAGATGGAAGGCTATTCTTGCGGTCCGGACTCGGGATGGTAATCTGGGTATGAGCCACTTTCGACTGCTCAAGCTGCTTGGATGTGGTGATATCGGTAGCGTTTATCTGTCAGAATTATGTGGCACGAGGTGCTATTTTGCTATGAAGGTGATGGACAAGGCTTCTCTTGCAAGCAGGAAGAAGGTGACAAGGGCTAAAACAGAAAGGGAGATTCTCCAGCTTCTGGATCACCCGTTCTTACCAACTCTGTATACGCATTTTGAGACTGATAGGTTTTCATGCTTGGTGATGGAATTCTGCCCTGGTGGTGCTTTGCATACATTGAGGCAACGACAGCCAGGAAAGCACTTTTCTGAGTGTGCAGCAAG ATTTTATGCTGCAGAAGTACTACTCGCCCTTGAATATCTGCACATGCTAGGAGTCATATACAGAGATCTGAAACCAGAAAATGTGCTTGTTCGTGACGATGGACACATTATGCTTTCTGATTTTGATCTCTCTTTAAGGTGTGCTGTTTCGCCAACTCTCATGAAAATGTCATCACTCGACTCAGATCCTTTTAAACGAGAGACTGGTGCATTTTGTGTTAAGCCAACCTGCATTGAGCCTTCGTCAGTTTGCGTTCAGCCTGCTTGTTTCATGCCAAGACTCTTCCCTTGGAGAAACAAGAAAAGGGAAAGGAAACCATGGGCTGAGATACCAAGGCAACAGGTAGCCACCCTGCCTGAGCTTGTCGTTGAGCCAACAACTGCTCGATCGATGTCCTTTGTTGGCACCCATGAGTATTTAGCCCCAGAAATTATCAAAGGTGAGGGCCATGGAAGTGCTGTAGACTGGTGGACCTTTGGCATATTCCTGCATGAGCTTCTTTATGGCCGGACGCCTTTCAAGGGCTCAGGCAACCGGGCGACATTGTTCAATGTGATAGGCCAGCAGCTTAGATTCCCGGAAACTCCATCAACCAGTAACGCAAGCCAAGATTTGATAAGAGGGCTCCTGGCGAAGGATCCTCAGCATCGTCTGGGCATGAAACGGGGAGCCACCGAGATAAAGCAGCATCCCTTCTTTGAAGGCGTGAACTGGGCACTTATTCGATGCAGTATGCCGCCTGAGGTGCCACGGCCGGTCGAGGTGGTTGAGCTGCCACCAAAATTTGGAGTCGCAGAAGGATTCAGAACTAGTAGCAAAAGGATTGTAGGGGCAGATGTGAAGTGTGGAGGCAAGTATGTAGACTTTGAGTTCTTTTAG
- the LOC135673642 gene encoding (S)-ureidoglycine aminohydrolase-like, translating into MQNSLSISFHAPHTLLLLLLVLLPWVRGAVGQEGFCSVPPSVVAEARSKPLYWKVTNPTLSPANLQDLPGFTRSVYRWDHALITPESHVFSPLPDWVNTLGAYLITPAMGAHFSMYLAKMQENSRSGLPPKDVERFVFVVDGGVTFSNGSIIDHKLPVDSYAYLPPNVEHLLKCDTTATILIFERRYISLENHCPEQIVGSTEKQPLLETPGEVFELRKLLPTSAPYDFNIHIMDFQPGEYLNVKEVHYNQHGLLLLEGQGIYRLGDSWYPVQAGDVIWMAPFVPQWYAALGKTPSRYLLYKDVNRNPL; encoded by the exons ATGCAGAACTCTCTCTCGATCTCGTTTCACGCCCCTcacactctcctcctcctcctcctcgttttGCTTCCATGGG TGCGCGGGGCGGTCGGACAGGAAGGCTTCTGCTCCGTCCCTCCTTCCGTCGTCGCCGAGGCGAGATCGAAGCCTCTGTACTGGAAAGTCACAAACCCCACCCTCTCTCCGGCCAACCTCCAAG ATTTACCTGGCTTTACACGAAGTGTTTACAGATGGGACCATGCTCTTATAACACCAGAAAGCCATGTATTCAGCCCTCTGCCAGATTG GGTTAACACATTGGGGGCATACTTGATCACTCCAGCAATGGGGGCACATTTTTCTATGTATTTGGCAAAGATGCAAG AAAATTCCAGATCAGGACTACCCCCAAAAGATGTTGAAAG GTTTGTCTTTGTGGTTGATGGTGGTGTCACATTTTCAAATGGTTCGATAATTGATCATAAGTTGCCT GTCGATTCATATGCCTATCTGCCTCCGAATGTAGAACATCTGTTAAAGTGTGACACAACAGCTACAATTCTTATTTTCGAGCGTAG GTATATTAGCCTAGAAAACCATTGTCCTGAACAAATTGTTGGTTCAACTGAGAAGCAACCACTTCTTGAAACTCCAGGGGAG GTGTTTGAACTAAGGAAACTGCTGCCAACTTCTGCCCCTTATGATTTCAATATTCAC ATTATGGATTTCCAACCTGGAGAATATCTTAATGTCAAG GAAGTTCACTACAATCAGCACGGTTTGCTACTACTAGAGGGACAAGGAATATATCGCCTGGGTGACAGCTG GTACCCGGTTCAAGCAGGCGACGTCATTTGGATGGCACCGTTTGTACCTCAGTG GTATGCAGCACTCGGAAAGACCCCGTCGAGATACCTGCTCTACAAGGATGTCAACAGGAATCCGCTGTAG
- the LOC135673643 gene encoding serine/threonine-protein kinase SAPK3-like isoform X1, translating into MEERYELLKELGAGNFGVARLVKDKKTGELVAVKYIERGKKIDEHVLREIINHKSLRHPNIVRFKELIQNVCLRDILQVVLTPTHLAIVMEYAAGGELFERICSAGRFSEDEARYFFQQLISGVSYCHSMEICHRDLKLENTLLDGSPTPRVKICDFGYSKSALLHSQPKSTVGTPAYIAPEVLSRKEYDGKIADVWSCGVTLYVMLIGSYPFEDPEDPRNFRKTISRILNVQYSVPDYIRISSECRQLLSQIFVANPLKRITIPEIKQHPWFLKNLPKEIINGEKTNFEGNDDQPSQSVEDIMRIIEEAKKPAEHPKVANNPVSELVEVDEVDPDDETEVESSGDFLESI; encoded by the exons ATGGAGGAGAGGTACGAGCTGCTGAAGGAGCTGGGAGCCGGGAACTTTGGGGTGGCGAGGCTGGTGAAGGACAAGAAGACGGGCGAGCTCGTTGCAGTCAAGTACATCGAAAGGGGGAAGAAG ATCGATGAGCATGTGCTGAGAGAAATAATTAACCACAAGTCCTTGAGGCATCCTAATATCGTCCGGTTCAAGGAG CTAATCCAAAATGTCTGTCTGAGAGATATCCTCCAG GTAGTGTTGACACCAACACATCTAGCCATAGTCATGGAATACGCTGCTGGTGGTGAACTCTTTGAGAGGATATGCAGTGCCGGTCGGTTTAGTGAAGACGAG GCAAGGTATTTCTTTCAGCAGCTGATATCGGGAGTCAGTTATTGTCATTCTATG GAAATCTGTCACCGTGATCTGAAACTCGAGAATACACTCTTGGACGGAAGTCCAACACCGCGTGTTAAAATATGTGACTTTGGGTACTCAAAG TCTGCTTTGTTGCATTCACAACCCAAGTCAACAGTGGGTACTCCAGCCTACATCGCACCGGAAGTACTATCAAGAAAAGAATACGATGGCAAG ATTGCAGATGTTTGGTCTTGTGGTGTCACATTGTACGTGATGTTGATTGGCTCATACCCATTTGAGGATCCTGAAGATCCCAGAAACTTCCGGAAGACTATAAGT AGAATACTAAATGTTCAGTACTCCGTCCCCGACTATATTCGTATATCTTCAGAGTGCCGGCAACTTCTATCACAAATTTTCGTCGCCAACCCATTGAAG AGGATTACAATTCCGGAGATAAAACAGCATCCTTGGTTTCTAAAGAACCTTCCCAAAGAAATCATAAATGGTGAGAAGACAAACTTCGAAGGCAACGATGATCAGCCCTCCCAGAGCGTCGAAGACATCATGCGCATCATTGAAGAGGCAAAGAAGCCGGCAGAACACCCCAAAGTGGCCAACAATCCAGTTTCGGAGTTGGTGGAAGTTGATGAAGTCGATCCTGACGATGAGACCGAAGTCGAAAGTAGTGGGGATTTCCTAGAATCCATTTGA
- the LOC135673643 gene encoding serine/threonine-protein kinase SAPK3-like isoform X2, which produces MEERYELLKELGAGNFGVARLVKDKKTGELVAVKYIERGKKIDEHVLREIINHKSLRHPNIVRFKEVVLTPTHLAIVMEYAAGGELFERICSAGRFSEDEARYFFQQLISGVSYCHSMEICHRDLKLENTLLDGSPTPRVKICDFGYSKSALLHSQPKSTVGTPAYIAPEVLSRKEYDGKIADVWSCGVTLYVMLIGSYPFEDPEDPRNFRKTISRILNVQYSVPDYIRISSECRQLLSQIFVANPLKRITIPEIKQHPWFLKNLPKEIINGEKTNFEGNDDQPSQSVEDIMRIIEEAKKPAEHPKVANNPVSELVEVDEVDPDDETEVESSGDFLESI; this is translated from the exons ATGGAGGAGAGGTACGAGCTGCTGAAGGAGCTGGGAGCCGGGAACTTTGGGGTGGCGAGGCTGGTGAAGGACAAGAAGACGGGCGAGCTCGTTGCAGTCAAGTACATCGAAAGGGGGAAGAAG ATCGATGAGCATGTGCTGAGAGAAATAATTAACCACAAGTCCTTGAGGCATCCTAATATCGTCCGGTTCAAGGAG GTAGTGTTGACACCAACACATCTAGCCATAGTCATGGAATACGCTGCTGGTGGTGAACTCTTTGAGAGGATATGCAGTGCCGGTCGGTTTAGTGAAGACGAG GCAAGGTATTTCTTTCAGCAGCTGATATCGGGAGTCAGTTATTGTCATTCTATG GAAATCTGTCACCGTGATCTGAAACTCGAGAATACACTCTTGGACGGAAGTCCAACACCGCGTGTTAAAATATGTGACTTTGGGTACTCAAAG TCTGCTTTGTTGCATTCACAACCCAAGTCAACAGTGGGTACTCCAGCCTACATCGCACCGGAAGTACTATCAAGAAAAGAATACGATGGCAAG ATTGCAGATGTTTGGTCTTGTGGTGTCACATTGTACGTGATGTTGATTGGCTCATACCCATTTGAGGATCCTGAAGATCCCAGAAACTTCCGGAAGACTATAAGT AGAATACTAAATGTTCAGTACTCCGTCCCCGACTATATTCGTATATCTTCAGAGTGCCGGCAACTTCTATCACAAATTTTCGTCGCCAACCCATTGAAG AGGATTACAATTCCGGAGATAAAACAGCATCCTTGGTTTCTAAAGAACCTTCCCAAAGAAATCATAAATGGTGAGAAGACAAACTTCGAAGGCAACGATGATCAGCCCTCCCAGAGCGTCGAAGACATCATGCGCATCATTGAAGAGGCAAAGAAGCCGGCAGAACACCCCAAAGTGGCCAACAATCCAGTTTCGGAGTTGGTGGAAGTTGATGAAGTCGATCCTGACGATGAGACCGAAGTCGAAAGTAGTGGGGATTTCCTAGAATCCATTTGA
- the LOC135673644 gene encoding FCS-Like Zinc finger 1-like: protein MDSSAFSSSYGTLAASDLGAGFSGCASYVAYPTRSCHRGSLMGGPLSPPGPRRLFSYGFDEDEVDGECEPCHFLDSCSLCRKPLSRNRDIFMYRGDTPFCSEECRQERIEIDEAKEKRWNLSAKASGARRQVAG from the exons ATGGATTCCTCTgccttctcttcttcctatgGAACCTTGGCCGCCTCCGACCTCGGGGCTGGCTTCTCCGGCTGCGCCTCCTACGTCGCTTACCCCACGCGCTCTTGCCACAGAGGCTCCCTGATGGGGGGACCCCTGTCGCCGCCCGGGCCGAGAAGGTTGTTCAGCtacggcttcgacgaggacgaggTCGACGGCGAGTGCGAGCCTTGCCACTTCTTGGACTCCTGCTCGCTCTGCAGGAAGCCGCTTTCCCGCAACCGCGACATCTTCATGTACAG AGGGGACACACCGTTCTGTAGCGAGGAGTGCCGGCAAGAGCGGATCGAGATCGACGAGGCCAAGGAGAAGAGATGGAATCTCTCCGCGAAGGCCTCCGGTGCGAGGAGGCAAGTGGCTGGGTGA
- the LOC135673647 gene encoding ATP synthase subunit delta', mitochondrial-like, translated as MSRQASRLLTRALSGGGHRSTASFRPFSTDLPAAPSEDTAFVEAWRKVAPNIDPPKTPLAFMKPRPPTPSSIPSKLTVNFVLPYQSEISNKEVDMVIVPATTGQMGVLPGHVATIAELKPGVLSVHEGNEVTKYFVSSGFAFVHANSVTDIVAVEAVPVDRIDPSLVQKGLADFTQKLNSATTDLEKAEAQIGVDVHSALNAALSG; from the exons ATGTCCCGCCAAGCCTCGCGCCTCCTGACACGCGCCCTCAGCGGAGGCGGTCACCGCAGCACTGCCTCCTTCCGCCCCTTCTCCACCGACCTCCCGGCAGCGCCGTCGGAGGATACGGCGTTCGTGGAGGCGTGGCGGAAGGTGGCCCCAAACATCGACCCGCCCAAGACGCCACTCGCCTTCATGAAGCCCCGCCCACCTACCCCCTCCTCCATCCCCTCCAAGCTCACCGTCAATTTCGTCCTCCCCTACCAATCCGAGATCTCCAACAAGGAG GTTGATATGGTCATTGTACCAGCAACTACAGGGCAAATGGGTGTTTTGCCTGGACATGTTGCCACCATTGCCGAGCTCAAGCCAGGGGTCCTTTCCGTACACGAAGGGAATGAAGTTACCAAGTACTTTGTTAGCAGTGGGTTTGCTTTCGTACATGCTAACTCAGTTACAGACATAGTTGCTGTTGAGGCTGTTCCTGTTGACCGCATCGATCCAAGTCTGGTCCAAAAGGGACTTGCTGACTTCACCCAGAAGCTAAACTCAGCTACCACGGACTTGGAAAAGGCTGAAGCACAGATTGGCGTCGATGTTCATAGTGCACTGAATGCTGCACTATCtggttga
- the LOC135673645 gene encoding probable dolichyl pyrophosphate Glc1Man9GlcNAc2 alpha-1,3-glucosyltransferase, which yields MGEAEWLWAVATCVKALLIPTYRSTDFEVHRHWCALTSALPLARWYSDASAPCCPLDYPPLFAYFQRILALPATALGGHPSDLLRLSPSSPSSAPLPVLIYLRVSVAVTDLVFLLAAARLAHRRLPPASRRLVLVLLLWSPALFIVDHIHFQYNGYLLGILLLSLSFLEEGKDLAGGLAFAVLICSKHLFLVAAPLYFVYLLRHYCRGGSWEASRRFLTMGAAVGAVFAAAFGPFLYYGQMQQVLSRLFPFGRGLCHAYWAPNFWVFYILLDKVLSFVLLKLGFDIPAPKASFTGGLVGNFSQFAVLPQVTPLITFLLVIFAMSPCLIKAFQKPQPKHITRWVAYAFTCGFMFGWHVHEKASLHFTIPLALISVNNLDDARHYFLLSIVSCYSMFPLLFDPQEYPIKVLLLAIHSILMWIGFSSCFRVDVAPGGTKTNNSIASNGKQGFIGKFGTIYLLGLLGVELWGQLLHPYIFGSRLPFLPLMLISIYCAAGMMYSWVWQLRQILKCG from the exons ATGGGCGAGGCAGAGTGGCTTTGGGCGGTGGCGACGTGCGTAAAGGCGCTACTGATCCCGACGTACCGCAGCACCGACTTCGAGGTGCACCGCCACTGGTGCGCCCTCACCTCCGCTCTTCCCCTCGCCCGCTGGTACTCCGACGCGTCGGCCCCCTGCTGCCCCCTCGACTACCCCCCGCTCTTCGCCTATTTCCAACGCATCCTCGCCCTCCCCGCCACCGCCCTCGGCGGTCACCCCTCCGACCTCCTCCGCCTCTCCCCCTCCTCCCCCTCGTCCGCCCCCCTCCCTGTCCTCATCTATCTCCGCGTCTCCGTCGCCGTCACTGACCTCGTCTTCCTCCTAGCCGCCGCCCGCCTCGCCCACCGTCGCCTCCCTCCGGCCAGCCGCCGCCTCGTGCTCGTCCTTCTCCTCTGGTCCCCCGCGCTTTTCATCGTCGACCACATCCACTTCCAGTACAATGGCTACCTCCTCGgcatcctcctcctctccctttccTTCCTGGAGGAGGGGAAGGATCTCGCCGGGGGACTCGCCTTCGCCGTCCTGATCTGCTCCAAGCACCTCTTCTTGGTCGCCGCACCCCTGTACTTCGTGTACCTACTTAGGCATTACTGCAGGGGGGGCTCGTGGGAGGCATCGAGGAGGTTTCTGACCATGGGCGCGGCAGTGGGAGCTGTATTCGCCGCTGCATTCGGGCCATTCTTGTACTATGGGCAG ATGCAACAGGTTCTTAGCCGTTTATTTCCATTTGGCAGGGGCCTGTGCCATGCATACTGGGCTCCAAATTTTTGGGTATTTTATATACTTCTTGACAAGGTCCTTTCCTTTGTGCTTTTGAAGCTGGGATTTGATATCCCAGCTCCAAAAGCTTCTTTTACTGGTGGACTGGTTGGAAATTTCTCCCAATTTGCTGTGCTCCCGCAG GTCACACCATTGATAACCTTCTTGCTGGTGATATTTGCTATGTCTCCATGTCTCATTAAGGCATTCCAAAAGCCCCAGCCAAAACACATAACTAGATGGGTGGCATATGCCTTTACCTGTGGCTTCATGTTTGGTTGGCATGTTCATGAGAAAGCATCACTTCACTTTACAATCCCACTTGCTCTAATTTCAGTGAATAATTTGGATGATGCAAGACATTATTTCTTGTTGTCAATAG TATCCTGTTACTCCATGTTTCCTCTGCTGTTTGACCCCCAGGAGTACCCAATAAAAGTACTGCTGTTGGCCATACACTCCATTCTCATGTGGATAGGTTTTTCCTCATGTTTCAGAGTAGATGTTGCTCCTGGAGGAACTAAAACCAACAATTCAATTGCTTCAAATGGAAAACAAGGATTTATTGGAAAATTTGGAACAATATATCTTCTGGGATTGTTGGGTGTGGAATTATGGGGTCAGCTGTTGCACCCATATATTTTCGGCAGTAGGCTTCCATTCCTGCCTcttatgttgatttccatatacTGCGCTGCTGGGATGATGTACTCTTGGGTATGGCAGCTCAGGCAGATACTCAAATGCGGCTGA